One window from the genome of Magnolia sinica isolate HGM2019 chromosome 4, MsV1, whole genome shotgun sequence encodes:
- the LOC131242759 gene encoding uncharacterized protein LOC131242759 isoform X6: MNMGCNAISLLGTFKSHMQHGGILAMCDVVLKLIILNVWARIPHSWRRAIDGLVGKVDFNDTETYEFLFKEYWDLIKQHEGLSVQDLHAADALLKKGENYEELSEDERDLIFDVGKMDQKSDDEFPLIGKFAEQDVWTKTGRKKYTSRRKEFSGWGSAKLIDFLRSIGRNVDKPFSQDEVYDIIHSYIHENKLRHPQKKKKVICDENLRLLFGRKSFSRLRISGLLESHFAENQKSDNGSPDVSEDEDATVACNRPQRSRSEVKTHISGLNELKEKVSEAHKNCFASITANNIKLVYLRRSLVEEFLKNLETFENKVMDCFVRVKSDPNGFYLPKTYFQLVQITGIKRASESYKTGEISTDIVLKVSNLMKDIRICMVSDDDFSEEECEDLRYRMKEGHLKRPTVGELDEKAKIIHEDLTNHWIDREIVMLQNRIDRANEKGWRRELFEYIERKELLQTPSERLRLLKEPPKVAAEEETEREDPPNSPTDAERVNEGNEASANDMGQEVSANLMVEERENEGNGPVSHYNVDLAGNGAVSLHNVNVMLDLAGNGAVSHQNPRKRGRPKGNRAASKKRAAEIEGEGKTGTEDSISSIYSFFFGNGTASGKKVVERETEGKVAVSIVPRQLDFGYEDAIIEKAAEREDEGIGAASRSPTVSRQQDSEFLKKGSDFGNLNLSAKCSLRWWFDKVKSGLKKNETRLSLFKKSPFSFLLDIPSFRFIGALSHFLFLRHKGDLVFEIRGKLLKFTEMDFALITGLKTGDLSIPKIGTSKKSIREKYLNKKYPILKKHLGEVFDKIVDTNKHEDVVKVALLMCVELFIRGTDTKIICKSEYIDLVDSLEEFNRYPWGSLAFKTMSEGVEGAVKASHRTGNTYNVYGCIFPLQIWAIERVPALRDYVISYVSSQIPRFIQYRGWKGWRYNTIYNIFESEDTKVILTLEPTSQELETEAIRLIREKFEGIEAGYIERTVKGNGEDNDDDEEDGEDKDEEEEEDGEGEGEKKGKGYKLVEELKKEREWLKEEREELKKERKWLKEEREELKKERKWLKEEREWLKKEMEALKKGREGLKEEMEWLKKKREWLKEEREWMKKEREELKMEKEELKKEGVKGVRRGLP; this comes from the exons ATGAACATGGGATGTAATGCAATTTCCCTTCTTGGTACCTTCAAATCCCATATGCAGCATGGAGGTATCTTGGCAATGTGCG ATGTTGTCTTAAAGCTTATCATCCTGAATGTGTGGGCAAGGATTCCACATTCTTGGAGACGGGCAATCGATGGACTTGTA GGTAAAGTGGATTTTAATGACACAGAGACGTATGAATTTTTGTTTAAGGAATACTGGGATTTGATAAAGCAGCATGAAGGCTTATCAGTTCAAGATCTTCATGCTGCAGATGCCCTATTGAAGAAGGGTGAGAACTATGAGGAACTCTCTGAAGATGAAAGGGATTTAATCTTTGATGTTGGTAAAATGGACCAAAAAAGTGATGATGAGTTTCCATTAATTGGAAAATTCGCAGAACAAGATGTTTGGACGAAGACGGGAAGAAAGAAGTATACATCCAGAAGAAAGGAGTTCAGTGGTTGGGGGTCAGCTAAACTCATAGATTTCCTCAGATCTATTGGTAGAAATGTAGACAAACCTTTCTCCCAGGATGAAGTCTATGACATCATACACAGTTACATACATGAGAACAAGCTTCGTCATCCacagaaaaaaaagaaggtgatATGTGACGAGAATTTGCGCTTGCTTTTCGGAAGGAAGTCATTTAGCCGCCTTAGGATCTCTGGTTTGTTGGAATCCCATTTTGCTGAAAATCAGAAATCGGATAATGGATCTCCTGATGTCTCAGAAGACGAGGACGCTACAGTGGCATGCAATAGGCCACAGAGGTCAAGATCTGAAGTAAAAACTCACATTTCAGGGCTGAATGAGTTGAAGGAAAAGGTTTCTGAAGCTCATAAAAACTGTTTTGCCTCTATCACAGCAAACAACATAAAGCTAGTTTACTTGAGGAGGAGTTTGGTTGAGGAGTTTCTGAAGAACCTGGAGACATTTGAAAATAAAGTGATGGATTGCTTCGTAAGAGTCAAATCTGATCCCAATGGCTTCTATTTGCCAAAAACGTATTTTCAGCTTGTGCAAATTACTG GCATAAAGAGGGCTTCTGAGTCTTACAAGACAGGAGAGATTAGTACAGATATTGTCCTGAAGGTGTCCAATCTGATGAAGGATATTCGCATTTGCATGGTATCAGACGATGACTTCTCCGAG GAAGAATGTGAGGATCTACGTTACAGAATGAAAGAAGGCCATCTTAAAAGGCCCACTGTG GGAGAGCTGGATGAGAAGGCAAAAATCATACATGAGGATTTGACCAATCAC TGGATTGACAGAGAAATTGTAATGTTACAAAACCGGATTGATCGAGCGAATGAAAAGGGATGGCGCAGAGA GCTTTTTGAATACATTGAGAGAAAAGAGCTGCTTCAGACTCCCTCAGAGCGGTTGAGACTGTTGAAGGAGCCTCCAAAAGTTGCTGCAGAGGAAGAAACAGAGCGTGAAGACCCCCCAAATTCTCCCACAGATGCAGAAAGAGTAAATGAAG GGAATGAAGCTTCTGCCAATGATATGGGTCAAGAAGTTTCTGCTAATCTTATGgtggaagaaagagaaaatgaag GAAATGGACCTGTATCCCATTACAACGTGGATTTGGCAGGAAATGGAGCTGTATCCCTTCACAACGTGAATGTTATGCTTGATTTGGCAGGAAATGGAGCTGTATCCCATCAGAATCCTAGAAAGAGAGGGCGGCCTAAAG GGAACCGAGCTGCCTCCAAAAAGAGGGCCGCTGAAATAGAAGGTGAAG GAAAGACAGGAACTGAAGATTCAATAAGTTCGATATATTCCTTTTTCTTTG GGAATGGAACTGCTTCTGGCAAGAAAGTTGTTGAAAGAGAAACTGAAG GGAAAGTAGCTGTCTCTATAGTTCCAAGACAGCTTGACTTTG GGTATGAAGATGCCATCATCGAGAAAGCTgctgaaagagaagatgaag GGATTGGAGCTGCCTCTAGGTCCCCTACAGTTTCAAGGCAGCAAGACAGTG AGTTTCTAAAGAAGGGAAGCGATTTCGGTAACCTAAACCTGTCCGCGAAATGTTCATTAAGATGGTGGTTTGATAAAGTAAAGAGTGGTTTAAAAAAGAATGAGACTAGGTTAAGTCTATTTAAGAAGTCCCCATTTTCTTTCTTGTTAGACATTCCATCATTTAGATTTATAGGAGCTCTGTCACACTTTCtttttttgagacacaaaggtgaTCTTGTATTTGAGATACGGGGGAAGCTTTTGAAATTTACGGAGATGGATTTCGCCCTTATAACAGGGCTTAAGACTGGAGATCTTTCTATACCCAAAATAGGGACTAGTAAGAAGTCAATAAGAGAAAAGTACTTGAACAAAAAATATCCCATATTAAAGAAACATCTGGGAGAGGTGTTTGATAAgatagttgacaccaataagcatgaaGATGTTGTGAAGGTTGCCTTATTAATGTGTGTAGAGTTGTTTATTAGGGGAACTGACACCAAAATTATCTGCAAATCAGAGTATATTGACTTGGTTGACTCTTTAGAAGAGTTCAATAGgtatccttggggtagtttggcaTTCAAGACAATGAGTGAAGGGGTTGAAGGAGCCGTGAAGGCATCACATAGAACAGGGAATACCTACAATGTCTACGGCTGCATCTTTCCGCTGCAA ATATGGGCCATTGAGAGAGTACCGGCCCTTAGAGACTATGTGATTTCATATGTTTCCTcccaaattccacgcttcattcaatatcgaggctggaagggCTGGAGGTACAACACAATATACAACATCTTTGAGAGTGAAGAC ACCAAAGTTATCCTTACCTTGGAACCCACCAGTCAAGAACTCGAGACGGAGGCCATTCGTTTGATCCGTGAAAAGTTTGAA GGCATTGAAGCGGGTTATATTGAAAGGACGGTAAAGGGAAATGGGgaagacaatgatgatgatgaggaagatGGGGAAGAtaaagatgaggaggaggaagaagacggggaaggagagggagagaagaagggTAAGGGATATAAATTGGttgaagagttgaagaaggagagagaatggTTAAAAGAGGAGAGGGAAGAActgaagaaggagaggaaatGGTTAAAAGAGGAGAGggaagaattgaagaaggagaggaaatGGTTAAAAGAGGAGAGGGAATGGTTGAAGAAGGAGATGGAAGCGTTGAAGAAAGGGAGGGAAGGGTTAAAAGAGGAGATGGAATggttgaagaagaagagggaatGGTTAAAAGAGGAGAGGGAATGGATGAAAaaggagagggaagagttgaagatggagaaggaagagttgaagaaggagggGGTTAAAGGAGTTAGAAGAGGACTCCCATAA